The DNA window TGCTCTTGTGATACCGAATTAGAATGGATCGAACAGCCGTGATATACATTTTAATTTTCTGGCTCGCCTGATGCCCGAATGGTACGATGCGTTCCTTAGACCCTTTTCCAATCACACGAATCACGCCTTCGTGAAAAAACACATCGGACATTTTCATCGTCGTCAGTTCCGAGACGCGCACGCCCGTCGAATACAACGTTTCGATGATCGCCCGGTCGCGCATTCCTTTGAGCGTCGTATAGTCGATCGTTTCCAGAATCAATTCGATCTCGTTTAAGTCCAAAACATTTGGTAAACGACGCGGCAATTTGGGCGATTGCAGTTGATCCGTCGGATCGTTGTCGGTGATTTTTTCACTGACCAGAAATCGATGAAACATGCGGATTGATGAAAAATTTCGCGCGAGGCTTCTGGCGGATAAGCCGACTTCCGAGAGACAACCGACGAATTCCTGCACGTCACTCATCGAGACGGATTTCATGTCGGTGATATTTTTCTCTTGCAGAAAATCCAGATAGCGGTTGAGATCGTTTTGATAGGCGTCGATTGTATTACCGGCGAGATTTCGCTCGATCTTCAGATAATTGATAAAATCTTGAGTCAAATCCTGCATGTGTCCAATCGGCGATCATTAATTTCCACAAATGGATTGTTCAATCAGGTCGCAAAGTATATGTCCAATTGTGATGTGCGATTCCTGAATTCGTTGCGTGTTTTTCGATGGAACGCGGATCACGATGTCCGACGTACCTGCCAGTTTGCCACCGTTCTCACCGGTCAAAACGATCGTCAAAAGTCCGAGGGATCGCGCAAATTCGGCGGCTTTGATAATGTTCGGCGAGTTGCCGCTGGTGCTAATTGCTACCAGCGCATCGTCTTTTTTGCCAAGCGCTTCGATTTGGCGTACGAAAATCATAGAAAAATCGTAATCATTAGAAACTGCGGTCAAAATGGAAGTATCGGTCGTCAGCGCAATTGCCGGAATTGCCTTTCGTTCACGCGTCAGTCTGCAAACGAGTTCGGCGGCGAGATGTTGGGCGTCGGCGGCGCTTCCGCCATTTCCACAGAGCAGGATTTTCCCGCCCATTTCCAGCGTCCGGATCAAACGTTTCGCCGCCAGTTCGATGATCTCGACACCGTCAGTCGCCAGCCGTTTTTTAAGGTCGGCGCTTTCGATTAGTTGAGCGATGATCTGTTCTTTCACGGCATTCTCACTGGATTATGAAAATTGTTTCGGATGAGTCGCTCGGACGAATTCGCTCAACAAGTCGAATTTCGCGGGATCATCGTACACGTTGCCAGTTACGACGAACGTCGAGCCTGATTCAATCTTGGCGCGCGCCTCTTCCGGCGTGCGAATTCC is part of the Candidatus Marinimicrobia bacterium CG08_land_8_20_14_0_20_45_22 genome and encodes:
- a CDS encoding site-specific tyrosine recombinase XerD; the protein is MQDLTQDFINYLKIERNLAGNTIDAYQNDLNRYLDFLQEKNITDMKSVSMSDVQEFVGCLSEVGLSARSLARNFSSIRMFHRFLVSEKITDNDPTDQLQSPKLPRRLPNVLDLNEIELILETIDYTTLKGMRDRAIIETLYSTGVRVSELTTMKMSDVFFHEGVIRVIGKGSKERIVPFGHQASQKIKMYITAVRSILIRYHKSKDFLFLNMRGAPLSRMGVWKIIQEYVRLAGIRKKVSPHVFRHSFATHLLEGGANLRAVQEMLGHSDISTTQIYTHLDREFLIEQHRTFHPRYQ
- a CDS encoding phosphoheptose isomerase — translated: MIAQLIESADLKKRLATDGVEIIELAAKRLIRTLEMGGKILLCGNGGSAADAQHLAAELVCRLTRERKAIPAIALTTDTSILTAVSNDYDFSMIFVRQIEALGKKDDALVAISTSGNSPNIIKAAEFARSLGLLTIVLTGENGGKLAGTSDIVIRVPSKNTQRIQESHITIGHILCDLIEQSICGN